ACACCCTGTTTCCGGAGCCGGGCGATGTCCAGCGCCTCAACACAGAATTTGATAAACGCCCGCACCCCGGTGCTGCTCTGCCGGGCAGCGCTGGCTAAAAGCTGTTTCTGCTCTTCAATCGGCAGTTTGAACCCGGGATAGGCACGCTCGTAAATCCGCACCATCGTGGCGAACGCATCTGCCAGCGCCTGGTCTTCAAGCGGTGTCAGGGCAATCCGATGCCGCACCGCATTGGCAAGCCGGATATAGCCATACTCGCCCGGGGTTGGTGTCGTGGCAAAAATGACGAGAAGTGCCGGGTCCCGATATATGTAGGGCACGGGCCGTACCTGATTGTGAATCAGCCGTTCATTGACCATCTTCAACTCCGGGTCGTTCTGGGCGCAGCGCACAAGACCGTCCATAAAGTTGACACTCTTGGTCAGATAGACCACATCCCAGAGCCGGGTCACGGTCTCCGCCTCATCAATCAACAAAACCAGCCCCTTGAGTCCCAACTCCCGGGCGATACAGGAAATCCCGGTGATGATGTTACAGTAAAAGTCCGCTGCGGTAGAAAAGTCGTAAAGCGCCGGAATCCCCTGCGCACCCCGCACCCGTGAAGCGGTTGGCATCTCTACCGCATACTCCTTGGTACTCTCACCTTCAATCCACTGCCAGAAAACCTCATTCTCCGGTGAACC
The candidate division WOR-3 bacterium DNA segment above includes these coding regions:
- a CDS encoding DUF2791 family P-loop domain-containing protein; protein product: MKSSNLVSHPVFGEGEVVDSRWQGTELLVRFQTGLRLWLPRNRVRFLFEFDGDLLESATASVAAIDRVSACRMIEAFRLGIVPHQDVETFTFGREREVKTLEDALKNLARNRGDVYMVEGEYGTGKTHLLEYCLHRALQEGMAASFVQFDPVEVSPHRPKRVYRELVRNLRYIRDGMEHGYRDLLRAATQLNFSDHIFFGPVLNKLRRLDTGSPENEVFWQWIEGESTKEYAVEMPTASRVRGAQGIPALYDFSTAADFYCNIITGISCIARELGLKGLVLLIDEAETVTRLWDVVYLTKSVNFMDGLVRCAQNDPELKMVNERLIHNQVRPVPYIYRDPALLVIFATTPTPGEYGYIRLANAVRHRIALTPLEDQALADAFATMVRIYERAYPGFKLPIEEQKQLLASAARQSSTGVRAFIKFCVEALDIARLRKQGVLPQLVA